One window from the genome of Oryctolagus cuniculus chromosome 1, mOryCun1.1, whole genome shotgun sequence encodes:
- the XRRA1 gene encoding X-ray radiation resistance-associated protein 1 isoform X6 produces the protein MSDTSEEQPDYTVLPMRKDIDRTEVVFSSYPGFSTSETTKVYSLPPIFEILPVKSLKARNQTLAPPFPELRYLSLAYNKIAKEDALLPVALFPSLCELVFHNNPLVAHTRGVPPLLKSFLQDRLGIHLIRKKTVKVKHHMLMPRKESWKVKTQVPKVPKQPLLLHHPCLTTIKGSLGDLLEPEAELAKEPPSTQNTTLEPEMPTEGLEGLSLSHRTFVPLPPICSDSTLHSEDTVSHLSDTAGRLSPEHLSDEDTKSRESIFLTQVSELPSPGIHRDDSEVKEKDQRRPSAGPKEVKKTRRKSLPASIPSKYRGYEELLTAKSDPGFMEPKGIQKNAQALQHLLRHPLVYRSSKPRLDTLQKLYVPREKRAQRVPIPPPRKTRAQLLDDILIRMRDPRNITEAPLGAVLRRRTEQRLVNQKQYLEAKRLLKEFRARYRQLVRGSLRTVFGTSPLAPALPALSEGQPQFGRFLKFMDEFCQEPTASDSKS, from the exons AAGTTGTGTTCTCATCCTACCCTGGATTTTCCACCTCAGAG ACAACCAAGGTCTACTCACTTCCTCCCATATTCGAGATTCTTCCTGTGAAGTCTCTGAAGGCCAGGAACCAGACGCTGGCCCCACCTTTCCCAGAGCTGAGGTACCTTAGCCTGGCCTACAACAAg ATTGCAAAGGAGGATGCCCTGCTGCCGGTAgctctcttcccatctctctgtGAACTCGTCTTTCATAACAACCCTCTGGTGGCCCACACACGAG GGGTCCCTCCACTGctcaagagcttcctccaggaccgACTGGGGATCCACTTAATTAGAAAGAAGACGGTGAAGGTTAAGCATCATATGTTGATGCCTCGGAAGGAGTCGTGGAAG GTGAAAACCCAAGTCCCCAAGGTGCCCAAGCAGCCTCTGCTGCTCCATCACCCGTGCCTGACCACCATCAAGGGCTCCCTGGGGGACCTgctggagccagaggcagagctggccaAAGAGCCGCCCTCCACCCAAAACACTACACTGGAGCCCGAGATGCCCACCGAGGGCCTGGAAGGCCTTTCCCTGTCCCACCGGACCTTCGTGCCGCTGCCTCCCATCTGCTCTGACTCCACTCTGCACAGTGAAGACACAGTGTCCCACCTGAGTGACACAGCCGGCCGCCTCAGCCCGGAGCACCTGTCAGACGAGGACACCAAGAGCAGAGAGTCCATCTTCCTGACCCAG GTGAGTGAGCTGCCTTCCCCTGGCATCCATAGAGATGActcagaagtgaaggagaaagacCAAAGGAGACCATCAGCGGGACCCAAGGAGGTGAAGAAGACTCGGAGAAAGTCCCTGCCTGCCTCCATCCCCAGCAAGTACCGTGGCTATGAGGAGCTGCTGACAGCCAAGTCGGACCCAGGCTTCATGGAGCCGAAGG GGATCCAGAAGAACGCACAGGCCTTGCAGCACCTGCTGAGGCACCCGCTCGTCTACCGCTCCTCCAAGCCCAGGCTGGACACCCTTCAGAAACTCTACGTTCCCAGGGAGAAACGG GCCCAGAGGGTCCCGATCCCGCCCCCGCGGAAGACTCGAGCCCAGCTGCTGGATGACATCCTCATTCGCATGCGGGACCCCCGGAACATCACAGAGGCTCCACTAG GCGCGGTGCTGCGCCGGCGCACGGAGCAGCGCCTGGTGAACCAGAAGCAGTACCTGGAGGCCAAGCGGCTGCTGAAGGAGTTCCGGGCGCGCTACCGGCAGCTGGTGCGCGGCTCGCTGCGCACGGTGTTCGGGACCTCGccgctggcccctgccctcccggcTCTGAGCGAAGGGCAACCCCAGTTCGGCCGCTTCCTCAAGTTCATGGATGAATTCTGCCAGGAGCCCACGGCCAGTGACTCGAAAAGCTAG
- the LOC127492259 gene encoding large ribosomal subunit protein uL23-like — translation MAPKAKKEAPAPPKVEAKAKALKAKKAVLKGVHSHKKKKIRTSPTFRRPKTLHLRRQPKYPRKSAPRRNKLDHYAIIKFPLTTESAMKKIEDNNTLVFIVDVKANKHQIKQAVKKLYDIDVAKVNTLIRPDGEKKAYVRLAPDYDALDVANKIGII, via the coding sequence atggcgccgaaggcgaagaaggaagctcctgcccctcctaaagtcgaagccaaagcgaaggccttgaaggccaagaaggcagtgctgaaaggcgtccacagccacaagaagaagaagatccgCACGTCCCCCACCTTCCGGCGGCCCAAGACGCTACACCTCCGACGGCAGCCCAAATACCCTCGGAAGAgcgcccccaggagaaacaagcttgaccactatgccatcatcaagttccccctgaccacggagtcggccatgaagaagatagaagacaacaacacactggtgttcattgtggatgtcaaggccaacaagcaccagatcaaacaagctgtgaagaaactctatgacattgatgtggccaaagtcaacaccctgatcagaCCTGACGGAGAGAAGAAGGCGTATGTGCGGCTGGCTCCGGACTATGATGCTCTGGacgttgccaacaaaattgggatcatctga